One Actinosynnema pretiosum DNA segment encodes these proteins:
- a CDS encoding FtsX-like permease family protein yields MWGLALRTLRFRKSAFVATFIAVMLGSGLVIASAGLMETAIRIAVPAERTAAAPVVVSGRQAYLVPNEDPNDLKNMKTVALAERQWLPEDLAGELESVNGVERVVGETNIAATVVRDGKPVQVGAQSLGHDWTSAELGPYRITDGAEPTGNRDVVLDSATAQLAGVKVGDQVDVLTKGKPSAFTVSGLTSPARKDPQSLLFFSSEAVSSLGLHGGDISAYGLFLKPGADVDTVLETVEDKLAGQPYIVLADGDRGVAEHPEAVGGRAQLIPLAGVFGGMAVFIAMFVVSGTLSLSIQQRQREVATLRAIGATPKQVRRMIVGEAFFISTVAALLGCLPGWLIGPLLFSLVSDAGVISPVVEHHQGFLAYLIGPLVALVTALVAARITSSRASKVNPAEALAEAAVQRKWVTFPRVFFAVIFFAMGIALFIVTGTVMTGPVASATAGPAVMAWALALALISPGLTKVLGRLLSIPVRAFSGIEGYLANNNMKLRSIRMAAAVTPVMLAVGIALANFYTSTTQEAAAVKWFAEDLRADAVVSSTTGGFDPSVVEQVRQVEGVEAASHYTTSAGWIDKPYDGSHVESPWPIQGVDAQNASLITGITPVEGDLSKLTGDTAVLPVEQAADMNVGIGDKVTLRMGDRQPAEVTVVALYEAKSGYESIVVPATLAAKHSTTGMVRQILVAGKEGTGTDALATAVAEKVANVPGAVVGDRDTIITPAEGSKTQTWVNYLLVGLVSGYALISVANTLVTATASRKRELGVQRLIGSTPRQVMWMLGIEASVIATIGIVLGSVASIATLMPFSIVVLESPFPSGSVLIFLGVAAGAFALTLGATLLPARKLLRIPPAEAAKAAD; encoded by the coding sequence ATGTGGGGTCTGGCCCTGCGCACCCTGCGCTTCCGCAAGAGCGCGTTCGTCGCCACCTTCATCGCGGTCATGCTCGGCTCCGGCCTGGTCATCGCCAGCGCGGGCCTGATGGAGACCGCCATCCGCATCGCCGTCCCGGCGGAGCGCACCGCCGCCGCGCCCGTCGTGGTCAGCGGCAGGCAGGCCTACCTCGTGCCGAACGAGGACCCGAACGACCTCAAGAACATGAAGACCGTCGCGCTGGCCGAGCGCCAGTGGCTGCCCGAGGACCTGGCCGGCGAGCTGGAGTCCGTCAACGGCGTCGAGCGCGTCGTGGGCGAGACCAACATCGCCGCCACCGTCGTCCGCGACGGCAAGCCCGTCCAGGTCGGCGCCCAGTCCCTGGGCCACGACTGGACTTCGGCCGAGCTGGGCCCGTACCGCATCACGGACGGCGCCGAGCCCACCGGCAACCGCGACGTCGTCCTCGACAGCGCCACCGCCCAGCTCGCCGGCGTCAAGGTCGGCGACCAGGTCGACGTCCTCACCAAGGGCAAGCCGAGCGCCTTCACCGTCTCCGGCCTCACCTCGCCCGCCCGCAAGGACCCCCAGTCCCTGCTGTTCTTCTCCTCCGAGGCCGTCTCCTCCCTCGGCCTGCACGGCGGCGACATCAGCGCCTACGGCCTGTTCCTCAAGCCCGGCGCCGACGTCGACACCGTCCTGGAGACCGTCGAGGACAAGCTCGCGGGCCAGCCCTACATCGTCCTGGCCGACGGCGACCGGGGCGTCGCCGAGCACCCGGAGGCGGTCGGCGGCCGGGCCCAGCTGATCCCGCTCGCAGGCGTCTTCGGCGGCATGGCGGTCTTCATCGCCATGTTCGTGGTCAGCGGAACCCTCAGCCTGTCCATCCAGCAGCGCCAGCGCGAGGTGGCAACCCTGCGCGCCATCGGCGCCACCCCCAAGCAGGTCCGCCGCATGATCGTCGGCGAGGCGTTCTTCATCTCCACCGTCGCCGCCCTCCTCGGCTGCCTCCCCGGCTGGCTGATCGGCCCGCTCCTCTTCTCCCTGGTCTCCGACGCGGGCGTCATCTCCCCGGTCGTCGAACACCACCAGGGCTTCCTCGCCTACCTCATCGGCCCCCTGGTGGCCCTGGTCACCGCCCTGGTGGCCGCCCGCATCACCAGCTCCCGCGCCTCCAAGGTCAACCCGGCCGAGGCCCTCGCGGAAGCGGCCGTGCAGCGCAAGTGGGTCACCTTCCCCAGGGTGTTCTTCGCGGTGATCTTCTTCGCGATGGGCATCGCCCTGTTCATCGTCACCGGCACCGTCATGACCGGCCCGGTGGCCTCCGCCACCGCAGGCCCCGCGGTCATGGCCTGGGCCCTCGCCCTGGCTCTGATCAGCCCCGGCCTCACCAAGGTCCTCGGCAGGCTCCTCTCCATCCCGGTCAGGGCGTTCAGCGGCATCGAGGGCTACCTGGCGAACAACAACATGAAGCTCCGCTCGATCCGCATGGCCGCCGCGGTCACCCCCGTGATGCTCGCGGTGGGCATCGCCCTGGCGAACTTCTACACCTCCACCACCCAGGAGGCCGCGGCCGTCAAGTGGTTCGCGGAGGACCTCCGCGCCGACGCCGTGGTCTCCTCCACCACCGGCGGCTTCGACCCGAGCGTGGTCGAGCAGGTCCGCCAGGTCGAAGGCGTGGAAGCAGCCTCCCACTACACGACCAGCGCCGGGTGGATCGACAAGCCCTACGACGGCTCCCACGTGGAGAGCCCCTGGCCCATCCAGGGCGTGGACGCCCAGAACGCGTCCCTGATCACCGGGATCACCCCGGTGGAAGGCGACCTGTCCAAGCTGACCGGCGACACCGCGGTCCTGCCCGTGGAGCAGGCGGCGGACATGAACGTGGGCATCGGCGACAAGGTCACCCTCCGCATGGGCGACCGCCAACCCGCCGAGGTCACCGTCGTCGCCCTCTACGAGGCCAAGAGCGGCTACGAGAGCATCGTCGTCCCGGCCACCCTGGCCGCGAAGCACAGCACCACGGGCATGGTCCGCCAGATCCTGGTGGCGGGCAAGGAAGGCACCGGCACCGACGCCCTGGCGACCGCGGTGGCCGAGAAGGTCGCGAACGTCCCCGGCGCCGTGGTGGGCGACCGCGACACCATCATCACCCCCGCGGAGGGCAGCAAGACCCAGACCTGGGTCAACTACCTGCTCGTGGGCCTGGTGAGCGGCTACGCCCTGATCTCCGTGGCGAACACCCTCGTCACCGCGACGGCGTCCCGCAAGCGCGAACTGGGCGTCCAACGCCTGATCGGCTCAACCCCGCGCCAGGTCATGTGGATGCTGGGCATCGAGGCCTCGGTGATCGCCACGATCGGCATCGTCCTGGGCTCGGTCGCCTCCATCGCCACCCTGATGCCGTTCAGCATCGTGGTCCTGGAAAGCCCGTTCCCCTCAGGCTCGGTCCTCATCTTCCTGGGCGTCGCAGCAGGCGCCTTCGCCCTGACCCTGGGCGCAACCCTGCTCCCCGCGAGGAAACTCCTGCGCATCCCCCCGGCGGAAGCAGCGAAGGCCGCCGACTAG
- a CDS encoding sensor histidine kinase, producing the protein MDSPWSEQPRLALRATAQGLLLVASAFASLVVVILTVLSVAFLVLGVGVLLVPVAVTALRWTANQSRRLASAAGVEIARPYLPRPEPPEGVLDVVHRTYWLLRDPATWRDLGWAVGNTFLGFLAGLFPVTTLAYAVQCTVVTGSAWAFFGDAGEWFLGIFMPFGGVPGLALSLGIGVVSLATWLFGSHWVVRGHALLTNALLSPTRRALLADRVQELSDTRTEIIDVQAAELRRIERDLHDGAQARLVAIGMKLGAADRYLESDVDAVRTLLLEAREASVKALEELRNLVRGIHPPLLAERGLGAAIEALALESPLDVELAVDLPRRLYAPLESAAYFAVSELLTNAAKHSDARHVGIVARLTEEKLIISVSDDGRGGASTNGGTGLRGIARRCASFDGSLDVRSPVGGPTVAILELPCASSSPRTSIY; encoded by the coding sequence ATGGACAGCCCCTGGAGTGAGCAGCCGCGCTTGGCGTTGCGCGCCACGGCGCAGGGGCTGCTGCTCGTGGCCAGCGCGTTCGCGTCGCTGGTGGTGGTGATCCTGACGGTGCTGTCGGTCGCGTTCCTGGTGCTGGGCGTGGGTGTGCTGCTGGTGCCGGTGGCGGTGACCGCGCTGCGGTGGACGGCCAACCAGAGCAGGCGGTTGGCGAGCGCGGCCGGGGTGGAGATCGCGCGGCCGTACCTGCCCCGGCCCGAGCCGCCCGAGGGCGTGCTGGACGTGGTGCACCGGACGTACTGGTTGCTGCGGGACCCGGCCACGTGGCGGGACCTGGGGTGGGCGGTCGGGAACACGTTCTTGGGGTTCCTGGCCGGGTTGTTCCCGGTGACGACGCTCGCGTACGCGGTGCAGTGCACGGTGGTGACGGGATCGGCTTGGGCTTTCTTCGGGGACGCCGGGGAGTGGTTCCTGGGGATCTTCATGCCGTTCGGGGGTGTGCCGGGGCTCGCGCTGTCCCTGGGCATCGGGGTCGTGTCGTTGGCGACGTGGCTGTTCGGGTCGCACTGGGTGGTGCGGGGGCACGCGCTGCTGACCAACGCGCTGCTGTCGCCGACGCGGCGCGCGCTGCTGGCGGATCGGGTGCAGGAGTTGTCGGACACGCGGACCGAGATCATCGACGTGCAGGCTGCGGAGCTCCGGCGGATCGAGCGGGATCTGCACGACGGGGCGCAGGCGCGGTTGGTGGCGATCGGGATGAAGCTGGGGGCGGCGGACCGGTACCTGGAGTCCGATGTGGACGCGGTGCGGACGCTGCTGCTGGAGGCGCGCGAGGCGTCGGTGAAGGCGTTGGAGGAGTTGCGGAACCTGGTGCGGGGCATCCACCCGCCGCTGCTCGCGGAGCGGGGGTTGGGGGCGGCGATCGAGGCCCTGGCTCTGGAGAGCCCGCTGGACGTGGAGCTGGCGGTCGACCTGCCGAGGCGGTTGTACGCGCCGTTGGAGTCGGCGGCGTACTTCGCGGTGTCGGAGCTGCTGACGAACGCGGCCAAGCACTCGGACGCCCGGCACGTGGGGATCGTGGCCCGGTTGACCGAGGAGAAGCTGATCATCTCGGTGAGCGACGACGGGCGCGGTGGGGCGAGCACCAACGGGGGTACTGGGCTGCGGGGGATCGCGCGCCGGTGCGCGTCGTTCGACGGTAGCCTTGATGTTCGGAGTCCGGTCGGGGGACCAACTGTCGCGATCTTGGAGCTGCCGTGCGCGTCGTCCTCGCCGAGGACCTCTATCTACTGA
- a CDS encoding GDSL-type esterase/lipase family protein: MPRKTLTLTTTTAATATTAAAAALLLLAATIVLSAPTPRDPADTRDTAVVSLGDSAMAGEGAGDYTDDTNGANGNWCHRSPHALVHHTALATRSFNLACSGADSANVSLADTTHNTEGSQSRRLTALARQYRVTTVLVQVGANDAPRFAETVVSCVLAWLNPFGDGCREDLRETWPARLREMSPKVETALRDIRTAMTEAGYTESDYTLILLSYASPVTEKIDRFRSAAQGCPLKPEDAAYGRLEAVPQLSAALRGAAERANTRFLDLSRAAEGHEACSQGDDPTNEWQRRLTITPEALRDLAQAPQDAVLRAAQQSFHPTARGYAHMAACTAQFAATTRRTALCVPENNTLRLADG, from the coding sequence TTGCCGCGCAAAACTCTCACCCTGACCACCACCACTGCCGCCACCGCCACCACCGCCGCCGCAGCAGCCCTGCTCCTGCTCGCAGCCACCATCGTCCTCTCCGCCCCCACACCCCGCGACCCGGCGGACACCCGCGACACCGCGGTCGTCTCCCTGGGCGACAGCGCCATGGCAGGCGAGGGCGCGGGCGACTACACCGACGACACCAACGGCGCGAACGGCAACTGGTGCCACCGCTCCCCGCACGCCCTGGTCCACCACACCGCCCTGGCCACCCGCTCCTTCAACCTGGCCTGCTCGGGCGCGGACTCGGCGAACGTCTCCCTGGCCGACACCACCCACAACACCGAGGGCTCCCAGTCCCGCAGGCTCACCGCCCTGGCCAGGCAGTACCGAGTGACCACCGTCCTGGTCCAGGTGGGCGCCAACGACGCCCCCCGCTTCGCCGAGACCGTGGTCTCCTGCGTCCTGGCCTGGCTGAACCCCTTCGGCGATGGCTGCCGCGAAGACCTCCGCGAGACCTGGCCCGCCCGCCTGCGCGAGATGTCCCCGAAGGTCGAGACCGCCCTGCGCGACATCCGAACCGCCATGACCGAGGCCGGCTACACCGAGTCCGACTACACCCTGATCCTCCTCTCCTACGCCTCCCCGGTGACCGAGAAGATCGACCGCTTCCGCAGCGCCGCCCAGGGCTGCCCCCTCAAACCGGAGGACGCCGCCTACGGCAGGCTGGAAGCCGTCCCCCAACTCTCAGCCGCCCTGCGAGGCGCGGCGGAGCGCGCCAACACCCGCTTCCTGGACCTGTCAAGGGCAGCCGAGGGCCACGAGGCGTGCAGCCAGGGCGACGACCCGACCAACGAGTGGCAACGCAGACTGACCATCACCCCGGAAGCCCTCCGCGACCTGGCCCAAGCCCCGCAGGACGCGGTCCTGCGCGCAGCCCAGCAATCCTTCCACCCCACCGCGCGGGGCTACGCCCACATGGCCGCCTGCACCGCGCAGTTCGCCGCCACCACCCGAAGAACCGCGCTCTGCGTCCCCGAGAACAACACCCTCCGCCTCGCAGACGGCTGA
- a CDS encoding glycoside hydrolase family 43 protein, producing the protein MTHRPAFRRTALATLSLLSLLSLLAAPAPSASASATGQAHASQTHASQTYAGYLFAYFLGEGTPTGERVHLATSRGNDPLRYDTLNNGAPVLTSTTGTTGARDPFLMRKRDGGFLLITTDAKMHDGPSWDHAQRHGSRNIVIWESPDLVTWSSPRLAEVGDDTVGNVWAPEAFYDPATRRYVVFWASNLYPRTDPQHTGPSYNRVLYATTTDFRTFSPQRVWIDPGHAVIDTTVVTDRGQFFRFTKDEREQSQAPCGKFVFQERGRSFFGPYGEVADCLGRGDIAMGEGATLFQDNNSGRWHMFVDEFLGRGYVPFETDDLASGRWTPSASADLPTGSRHGSVLPVTADELRRVRAAHPNG; encoded by the coding sequence ATGACCCACCGCCCCGCGTTCCGCAGGACCGCCCTCGCCACCCTCTCCCTCCTCTCCCTCCTCTCCCTCCTCGCCGCCCCCGCCCCCTCCGCCTCGGCCTCCGCCACGGGTCAGGCCCACGCCAGCCAGACCCACGCCAGCCAGACCTACGCCGGCTACCTCTTCGCCTACTTCCTCGGCGAGGGCACCCCCACCGGCGAGCGCGTCCACCTCGCCACCAGTCGCGGAAACGACCCCCTCCGCTACGACACCCTCAACAACGGCGCCCCCGTCCTCACCTCCACCACCGGCACCACCGGCGCCCGCGACCCGTTCCTCATGCGCAAGCGCGACGGCGGCTTCCTGCTCATCACCACCGACGCCAAGATGCACGACGGCCCCTCCTGGGACCACGCCCAGCGCCACGGCAGCCGCAACATCGTCATCTGGGAGTCGCCCGACCTGGTCACCTGGTCGTCCCCCCGCCTCGCCGAGGTCGGGGACGACACGGTCGGCAACGTCTGGGCCCCCGAGGCCTTCTACGACCCCGCCACCCGGCGCTACGTCGTCTTCTGGGCCTCGAACCTCTACCCCCGCACCGACCCCCAGCACACCGGCCCCAGCTACAACCGCGTCCTCTACGCCACCACCACCGACTTCCGGACCTTCAGCCCCCAGCGCGTCTGGATCGACCCCGGCCACGCCGTCATCGACACCACCGTCGTCACCGACCGGGGCCAGTTCTTCCGGTTCACCAAGGACGAGCGCGAGCAGTCCCAGGCGCCGTGCGGGAAGTTCGTGTTCCAGGAGCGTGGCCGCTCGTTCTTCGGCCCCTACGGCGAGGTCGCGGACTGCCTCGGCCGGGGCGACATCGCCATGGGGGAGGGGGCGACCCTGTTCCAGGACAACAACTCCGGGCGCTGGCACATGTTCGTCGACGAGTTCCTCGGGCGCGGCTACGTCCCGTTCGAGACCGACGACCTCGCCTCCGGCCGCTGGACGCCCTCCGCCTCCGCCGACCTGCCCACCGGCAGCAGGCACGGCTCGGTACTCCCGGTCACCGCCGACGAACTGCGCCGCGTCCGCGCCGCCCACCCCAACGGATGA
- a CDS encoding response regulator transcription factor, with amino-acid sequence MRVVLAEDLYLLRQGLVQLLESHGFEVVAAVDNGPELLAVLVKERPDVAVVDVRLPPTFTDEGIQAALEARRQVPGLPVLVLSQHVESLYARELLADGAGGIGYLLKDRVFNSDQFVDAVRRVAAGGTSMDPQVISRLLAGNARRGPMAMLTQREREVLALMAEGFSNAAVGQQLVISQGAVAKHTTSIFTKLGLNQSDDHNRRVRAVLAYLNDKNPNPAGGEQPRR; translated from the coding sequence GTGCGCGTCGTCCTCGCCGAGGACCTCTATCTACTGAGGCAAGGTCTGGTCCAGCTGCTGGAGTCCCACGGGTTCGAGGTGGTGGCCGCGGTGGACAACGGGCCGGAGTTGTTGGCGGTGCTGGTGAAGGAGCGGCCAGACGTGGCCGTGGTGGACGTTCGGTTGCCCCCGACGTTCACGGACGAGGGGATCCAGGCCGCGCTGGAGGCCAGGAGGCAGGTTCCGGGGCTTCCGGTTCTGGTGCTGTCGCAGCACGTGGAGAGCTTGTACGCGCGGGAGCTGCTGGCGGACGGGGCCGGGGGGATCGGGTACCTGTTGAAGGACCGGGTGTTCAACAGCGACCAGTTCGTGGACGCGGTTCGGCGGGTGGCCGCGGGTGGGACGTCGATGGATCCGCAGGTGATCTCGCGGTTGCTGGCGGGGAACGCCCGGCGCGGGCCCATGGCGATGTTGACGCAGCGGGAGCGGGAAGTGCTGGCGCTGATGGCCGAGGGGTTCTCCAACGCGGCGGTCGGGCAGCAGTTGGTGATCAGCCAGGGGGCTGTCGCGAAGCACACGACCAGTATTTTCACGAAGTTGGGGTTGAACCAGTCTGATGATCACAATCGGCGGGTTCGGGCGGTTTTGGCTTATTTGAACGATAAGAACCCCAACCCTGCGGGTGGGGAGCAGCCCCGGCGGTAG
- a CDS encoding O-methyltransferase, producing the protein MSGSEQRWRDVDGYFAAELAVEDEVLARARAAGRAAGLPEHEVAPNQGRFLELVCLAVGARRVLEFGTLAGCSTIRFARAVGAGGSVVALEVDERCAEVARANFVAAGVADRVELLLGPAADSARGLVEAGVAPFDVVFIDADKPNNPVCLEAALRLPRSGTVIVVDNVVRDGAVVDAGSADPRVLGSRALVEALGRDERVAAVTALQTVGAKGWDGFALAVVE; encoded by the coding sequence GTGTCCGGGTCCGAGCAGCGGTGGCGGGACGTCGACGGGTACTTCGCGGCGGAGTTGGCGGTCGAGGACGAGGTGCTGGCGCGGGCCCGCGCGGCCGGGCGGGCCGCCGGGTTGCCTGAGCACGAGGTCGCGCCGAACCAGGGGCGGTTCCTGGAGCTGGTGTGCCTGGCGGTCGGGGCGCGGCGGGTGCTGGAGTTCGGGACGCTCGCCGGGTGCAGCACGATCCGGTTCGCTCGGGCGGTCGGCGCGGGCGGGTCGGTGGTCGCGCTGGAGGTGGACGAGCGGTGCGCCGAGGTGGCGCGGGCGAACTTCGTGGCGGCGGGCGTGGCGGACCGGGTGGAGCTGCTGCTCGGTCCGGCGGCGGACAGCGCGCGGGGGTTGGTCGAGGCCGGGGTGGCGCCGTTCGACGTGGTGTTCATCGACGCGGACAAGCCGAACAACCCGGTGTGCCTGGAGGCGGCGCTGCGGTTGCCGCGGTCGGGGACGGTGATCGTCGTGGACAACGTGGTGCGCGACGGGGCGGTGGTGGACGCGGGAAGCGCGGACCCTCGGGTCCTGGGCAGCCGGGCGCTGGTCGAGGCGCTGGGGCGGGACGAGCGGGTGGCGGCGGTGACGGCGTTGCAGACCGTGGGTGCGAAGGGGTGGGACGGGTTCGCGCTGGCGGTGGTGGAGTAG
- a CDS encoding ABC transporter ATP-binding protein, translating to MFGNRRREPQGGGSARAAVRLDSVRKTYGKGENAVEALRGVDISFGYGSFTAVMGPSGSGKSTLLQCAAGLDVPTSGAVILDGVDLTGKNEVALTELRRERVGFIFQSFNLLPALTVEQNITLPLKLAGRRIDHGRVADVIRRVGLDQRRGHLPSELSGGQQQRVAIARALVAEPPVVFADEPTGALDTRTALEVLDLLRESVMVTGQTIIMVTHDPVAASHADNVVFLIDGQVISDIHNPTPEAVADRMTHLTALVEQPRRSFDLSSSANQRGPRGEY from the coding sequence ATGTTCGGCAACAGGCGCAGGGAACCACAGGGCGGCGGGAGCGCCAGGGCGGCCGTGCGCCTGGACTCCGTCCGCAAGACCTACGGCAAGGGCGAGAACGCCGTCGAGGCGTTGCGCGGCGTCGACATCTCGTTCGGCTACGGCAGCTTCACCGCCGTCATGGGCCCGTCCGGCTCGGGCAAGAGCACCCTGCTGCAGTGCGCGGCGGGCCTCGACGTCCCCACCAGCGGCGCGGTGATCCTCGACGGCGTCGACCTCACCGGCAAGAACGAGGTCGCCCTGACCGAGCTGCGCCGCGAGCGCGTCGGTTTCATCTTCCAGAGCTTCAACCTCCTGCCCGCGCTCACCGTGGAGCAGAACATCACGCTCCCGCTCAAGCTCGCCGGGCGCCGCATCGACCACGGCCGCGTCGCCGACGTCATCCGCCGGGTCGGTCTCGACCAGCGCCGCGGCCACCTGCCGAGCGAGCTGTCCGGCGGCCAGCAGCAGCGCGTCGCGATCGCCCGCGCCCTGGTGGCCGAGCCGCCCGTCGTGTTCGCCGACGAGCCCACCGGCGCCCTCGACACCCGCACCGCGCTGGAGGTCCTCGACCTGCTGCGCGAGTCCGTCATGGTCACCGGCCAGACCATCATCATGGTCACCCACGACCCGGTCGCCGCCTCGCACGCCGACAACGTCGTGTTCCTCATCGACGGCCAGGTCATCAGCGACATCCACAACCCCACCCCCGAGGCCGTCGCCGACCGGATGACGCACCTCACCGCCCTCGTCGAGCAGCCCCGCCGCTCCTTCGACCTCAGCTCCAGCGCGAACCAGCGCGGTCCCAGGGGTGAGTACTGA
- a CDS encoding SdrD B-like domain-containing protein: MRASTGRSRRTLPIIALVAACAALPAAPVPAPALALAEPTAELSGAVYSDRYDPHDPAQTTNGVRDADEPGLGGVPVTLVAADPATRITTTSDTTGAFRFTGLPAGTYRLEADPARYRPARASAGDAGGDASAPGAVDGIVLADGARATGYAFGQVGGVVDGAVYRDDNNNGQREYPAEPGVASATLVLSGAAHAVTTTNPDGYFLFRDLPSGAYAVTERQPSDYADGVDTPGTGGGVALPPDTLAGIVLGAGATSRYNGFGERGDAVGGVVFHDDDADGVPDQDEARAPGVGVLLSGVDGSEQRVVTDPSGGYLFVGVPAGDYTLVEEQPEDYASSTPNQVNLTVAAGRGATRDFGDLLGSASGVVWADADRDGVRDPDEPGVPGVRVELVGTGDTTTGPDGGYLFDGLAVGEHDLVITPPDGTVLVSGAFDQVSGSTRVPVLDTGAASGARVTGLDAGLADAAPAPGGPVLAPSSSAASTMVVPMPTAPDAQAGGLLPDLDALAWTGLRWGALLPVAVALLGLGLVGYGVTGLRRSRRRA; encoded by the coding sequence ATGCGCGCCAGCACCGGCCGCTCGCGCCGCACCCTGCCGATCATCGCCCTGGTCGCCGCCTGCGCCGCGCTGCCCGCCGCACCCGTCCCAGCCCCCGCGCTCGCGCTGGCCGAACCCACCGCCGAGCTCTCCGGCGCCGTCTACAGCGACCGCTACGACCCGCACGACCCCGCCCAGACCACCAACGGCGTCCGCGACGCGGACGAACCGGGCCTGGGCGGCGTCCCCGTCACGCTCGTCGCCGCCGACCCGGCCACCCGGATCACCACCACCAGCGACACCACCGGCGCGTTCCGCTTCACCGGCCTCCCCGCCGGGACCTACCGCCTGGAAGCCGACCCCGCCCGCTACCGCCCGGCCCGCGCCTCCGCCGGTGACGCGGGTGGCGACGCCTCCGCCCCCGGCGCCGTCGACGGCATCGTCCTCGCGGACGGCGCCCGCGCCACCGGGTACGCGTTCGGCCAGGTCGGGGGAGTGGTCGACGGGGCCGTCTACCGGGACGACAACAACAACGGCCAGCGCGAGTACCCGGCCGAACCCGGCGTCGCCTCCGCCACCCTGGTCCTCTCGGGCGCGGCGCACGCCGTGACCACCACCAACCCGGACGGCTACTTCCTGTTCCGCGACCTGCCCTCCGGCGCGTACGCGGTCACCGAGCGGCAGCCCTCCGACTACGCCGACGGCGTCGACACGCCCGGCACCGGCGGCGGGGTGGCACTCCCGCCGGACACCCTGGCCGGGATCGTGCTCGGCGCCGGGGCCACCAGCCGCTACAACGGGTTCGGCGAGCGCGGCGACGCCGTGGGCGGGGTGGTGTTCCACGACGACGACGCGGACGGCGTCCCCGACCAGGACGAGGCGCGCGCCCCCGGTGTCGGGGTGCTGCTCAGCGGCGTCGACGGCAGTGAGCAGCGCGTCGTCACCGACCCGAGCGGGGGATACTTGTTCGTGGGGGTTCCGGCCGGTGACTACACGCTGGTGGAGGAACAACCCGAGGACTACGCCTCCAGCACCCCCAACCAGGTGAACCTGACGGTGGCCGCCGGGCGCGGCGCGACCCGCGACTTCGGCGACCTGCTCGGCTCGGCCTCCGGCGTGGTCTGGGCCGACGCCGACCGGGACGGCGTGCGCGACCCCGACGAACCGGGCGTGCCGGGCGTGCGCGTCGAGCTCGTCGGGACCGGCGACACGACCACCGGCCCCGACGGCGGCTACCTGTTCGACGGGCTCGCGGTGGGCGAGCACGACCTCGTCATCACCCCGCCGGACGGCACCGTCCTCGTCTCCGGCGCGTTCGACCAGGTCAGCGGCTCGACGCGGGTCCCGGTGCTCGACACGGGCGCCGCGTCCGGCGCGCGGGTGACCGGGCTCGACGCCGGACTGGCCGACGCCGCCCCCGCGCCGGGCGGACCGGTGCTCGCCCCCAGCAGCTCCGCCGCGTCCACGATGGTGGTGCCGATGCCCACCGCCCCGGACGCGCAGGCGGGCGGCCTGCTTCCCGACCTCGACGCGCTGGCCTGGACCGGCCTCAGGTGGGGCGCACTGCTGCCCGTCGCGGTCGCGCTGCTCGGACTCGGGCTGGTCGGCTACGGCGTCACCGGCCTGCGCCGCAGCCGCCGCCGCGCCTGA